Below is a window of Deinococcus apachensis DSM 19763 DNA.
CGCTGCCAGCCGGGTCCGGGCTCGGGGTGCCGGGCGGGGGAGAGCGCCGTTACGTCCGCGTCCATGTCAGCAGCTCCTCGTGCAGGGCGGCCCGCGCCCCCGGGCTCAGGTCCGGCATGCCTGTCAGCGGCCCCAACCACAACCCGTCGCATGCGAGGCGAATGGCGTGGGCGCGGCCAATGGGGAGGCCGTCGTCCTCCGCCCCCACCACGAAGGCCTGCGCCTCCCGCAACCCGGCGATGAGGTCCGGGTGCCCGGCGAGTGGGGCGAGGGCGGCGCACAGCGCTTCCTCCCCCGCCTCGGGCGTGAAGCTCACCTCGATGTAGGCGCGCAGCCAGGCCCCAGGCGTCCCCCCATGCGCCAGCTCCC
It encodes the following:
- a CDS encoding TetR/AcrR family transcriptional regulator, with translation MVRTRNPELTRSTLLEAAGRVLQTQGASLSLDAVAREAGVSKGGLLHHYPSREALLSALALALVDRFRKRVAEAHARELAHGGTPGAWLRAYIEVSFTPEAGEEALCAALAPLAGHPDLIAGLREAQAFVVGAEDDGLPIGRAHAIRLACDGLWLGPLTGMPDLSPGARAALHEELLTWTRT